The following coding sequences lie in one Xanthomonas hortorum pv. pelargonii genomic window:
- a CDS encoding MFS transporter, translating into MKTDPSPGTAPATQLTRGDYKTLALSALGGALELYDFIIFIFFATVLGELFFPPGIPDWMRQLQTFGIFAAGYLIRPLGGIVMAHFGDLLGRKRMFALSIGLMALPTLAIGVLPTYAQIGLAAPLLLLTMRLLQGAAIGGEVPSAWVFVAEHVPAQRRGLACGTLTAGLAAGVLLGSLSAGAINRAFTPQEIADYAWRLPFLAGGVFGLLSVYLRRWLHETPVFAELMAMRAVARETPLKVVLRDHPRSVALSLWLTWMVAAGVLVVSLMTPTLLQSVYRYPAAVALQANLLAVLLQAIGSIVAGALSDRWGNGRVLLVGSVFLGISAWLFYRLAGDPQLLFPLYALLGAALGVLGAIPRIMVEAFPPVVRLSGVSFAYNLGYAVFGGLTPLVVVMLLKQHPMGPAYYMILLAVIGGLIGLQLWRRERTSRA; encoded by the coding sequence TTGAAGACCGACCCATCACCAGGCACTGCACCAGCAACCCAGCTCACACGCGGCGATTACAAGACGCTGGCCCTGTCTGCGCTGGGCGGCGCGCTGGAACTCTACGACTTCATCATCTTCATTTTCTTCGCGACGGTGTTGGGAGAGCTGTTCTTTCCGCCAGGCATCCCGGACTGGATGCGCCAGTTGCAGACCTTCGGCATCTTTGCGGCCGGCTACCTGATCCGCCCGCTGGGCGGGATCGTGATGGCGCACTTCGGCGATCTGCTTGGTCGCAAGCGCATGTTCGCGCTGAGCATCGGGCTGATGGCATTGCCCACGCTGGCCATCGGCGTGCTGCCGACCTATGCGCAGATCGGCCTGGCCGCACCGCTCCTGCTGCTGACGATGCGGTTGCTGCAGGGCGCGGCCATCGGCGGCGAAGTCCCCAGTGCATGGGTGTTCGTCGCGGAACACGTGCCGGCGCAGCGCAGAGGACTCGCTTGCGGGACATTGACCGCCGGCCTGGCTGCCGGCGTCCTGCTCGGTTCGCTGAGCGCCGGGGCGATCAACCGCGCCTTCACCCCGCAGGAGATCGCCGACTACGCCTGGCGCCTGCCGTTCCTGGCAGGCGGCGTCTTCGGGCTACTTTCGGTCTATCTGCGGCGCTGGCTCCACGAGACCCCGGTGTTCGCCGAACTGATGGCCATGCGTGCGGTCGCGCGCGAAACGCCACTCAAGGTGGTGCTGCGCGATCATCCACGCAGTGTGGCGCTGTCGTTGTGGCTGACCTGGATGGTGGCGGCCGGGGTGCTGGTGGTATCGCTGATGACGCCCACGCTGCTGCAGAGCGTGTATCGCTACCCGGCAGCGGTTGCATTGCAGGCCAATCTGCTCGCGGTCCTGCTGCAGGCCATCGGCTCGATCGTGGCCGGTGCATTGTCCGACCGCTGGGGCAACGGACGCGTGCTGCTTGTCGGCAGTGTCTTTCTAGGCATTAGCGCATGGCTGTTCTATCGGCTGGCGGGCGACCCGCAGCTGTTGTTTCCGCTATATGCCCTGCTGGGCGCTGCGCTCGGCGTCCTGGGTGCGATCCCGCGCATCATGGTCGAAGCATTTCCGCCGGTGGTGCGCCTGTCTGGCGTGTCGTTCGCCTACAACCTGGGCTATGCCGTCTTTGGTGGTCTGACCCCGTTGGTGGTGGTGATGTTACTCAAGCAGCACCCGATGGGACCGGCGTACTACATGATTCTGCTGGCAGTGATTGGCGGCCTGATCGGGCTGCAGTTGTGGCGCCGGGAGCGTACAAGCCGTGCCTGA
- a CDS encoding DMT family transporter has translation MVTAQQASRRAALWMLTSTFAFGLMAIAIRLASSNISTTEIAFFRNAFGLLALLPLIVRPGKSLPRTRQLPQYLARTLIGLASMLCGFWAIGHLPLSQAISLSYSTPLFVTVLAVVWLHEQVRMRRWLAVAAGFIGVLVILRPGSSTFTPGLLVALLAAVISAIVAIQIKQLSRNDDSDTVVFYTYVFWVPMSLIPAMFQWTWPQGINWLWLVATGIFGTAGQLFWTRALKLGEVSALQPISFMQLPLVALLGWWLFGEAIERHTLIGAAIIIGANVYIAHRESVLARRAATHAPIEGVKPGE, from the coding sequence TTGGTGACAGCGCAGCAGGCATCACGACGTGCTGCGCTGTGGATGCTCACCAGTACCTTCGCCTTCGGCCTGATGGCCATCGCCATCCGGTTGGCTTCAAGCAATATCTCCACCACCGAGATTGCGTTTTTTCGTAACGCATTCGGGTTATTGGCCTTGTTGCCGCTGATCGTGCGGCCGGGCAAATCGCTGCCGCGTACGCGGCAATTGCCGCAGTATCTGGCACGCACCCTGATCGGTCTGGCCTCGATGCTGTGCGGGTTCTGGGCGATCGGCCATCTACCGCTGTCGCAAGCGATTTCGTTGTCGTATTCCACGCCGTTGTTCGTCACCGTCTTGGCAGTGGTATGGCTGCACGAACAGGTGCGCATGCGCCGCTGGCTGGCAGTGGCGGCAGGATTCATCGGCGTGTTGGTGATCCTGCGGCCAGGTTCGTCCACCTTTACGCCCGGCCTGTTGGTTGCGCTGTTGGCTGCGGTCATCAGCGCCATTGTCGCGATCCAGATCAAACAGCTCTCGCGCAACGACGACTCCGACACTGTGGTGTTCTACACCTATGTGTTCTGGGTGCCGATGTCATTGATTCCGGCAATGTTTCAATGGACCTGGCCGCAGGGCATCAACTGGCTGTGGCTGGTGGCGACCGGCATCTTCGGCACCGCCGGGCAGTTGTTCTGGACGCGCGCGCTCAAGCTGGGCGAAGTCTCGGCGCTGCAGCCGATCAGCTTCATGCAGCTGCCGCTGGTGGCGTTGCTGGGCTGGTGGTTGTTTGGTGAAGCGATCGAACGCCACACCTTGATCGGTGCAGCCATCATCATCGGTGCCAACGTCTATATCGCCCATCGCGAAAGCGTGCTGGCACGGCGCGCTGCCACGCACGCGCCGATAGAGGGCGTAAAACCAGGCGAGTGA
- the murB gene encoding UDP-N-acetylmuramate dehydrogenase, translating into MSQAIQPGWQLREYAPLRAFNTFHVEATARWLLSIHVPDALPEALAAPEIAGQPLMVLGSGSNVLLAGDPPGCVLCFENRDLSIIAHHADHAIVRAGAGVNWHALVLYSLQQGLSGLENLALIPGTVGACPIQNIGAYGAQVGDFIHVVEAFDRHAQQFVRLAAAECALGYRDSMFKQLPERYLIVAVEFNLPLLHELRLDYAGIREELASMGAELAGAADVAQAVINIRQRKLPDPDVLGNAGSFFKNPLLPSEQIAALQATFADMPVYPGEQPGQGKLSAAWLIEQCGWKGRREGDAGVSPDHALVLVNYGTASGAQLLEFARRIAESVRERYSVILEPEPRVIGAHW; encoded by the coding sequence ATGAGCCAGGCCATTCAGCCGGGCTGGCAGTTGCGCGAGTACGCGCCGCTGCGTGCGTTCAACACCTTTCATGTGGAGGCCACGGCGCGCTGGTTGCTCAGCATCCATGTGCCAGACGCATTGCCCGAGGCACTGGCCGCTCCCGAGATCGCCGGGCAACCGCTAATGGTCCTGGGCAGCGGCAGCAACGTGCTGCTGGCTGGCGACCCGCCGGGCTGCGTGCTGTGTTTTGAGAACCGCGATCTGAGCATCATCGCGCACCACGCCGACCACGCCATCGTGCGCGCCGGCGCCGGCGTCAACTGGCATGCGCTGGTGCTGTATTCGCTGCAGCAAGGTTTGTCGGGACTGGAAAATCTGGCATTGATTCCCGGCACGGTGGGCGCTTGTCCGATTCAGAACATCGGCGCCTACGGCGCGCAGGTGGGCGACTTCATCCATGTGGTGGAAGCCTTCGATCGGCACGCACAGCAGTTTGTGCGGCTGGCTGCGGCGGAGTGCGCCTTAGGCTATCGCGACAGCATGTTCAAGCAACTGCCGGAGCGCTATCTGATCGTCGCAGTGGAATTCAATCTGCCACTGCTGCATGAGTTGCGGCTGGACTATGCCGGCATCCGCGAGGAACTCGCCAGCATGGGCGCCGAGCTAGCTGGTGCGGCCGATGTGGCACAGGCGGTGATCAACATCCGCCAGCGCAAATTGCCGGACCCGGATGTGCTCGGCAATGCAGGCAGTTTCTTCAAGAATCCGTTGTTGCCGAGCGAACAAATCGCCGCGCTGCAAGCCACGTTTGCCGATATGCCGGTGTATCCCGGCGAACAGCCTGGCCAGGGCAAATTGTCGGCGGCCTGGTTGATCGAGCAATGCGGCTGGAAGGGCCGGCGCGAGGGCGATGCAGGTGTGTCGCCGGACCACGCGCTGGTGCTGGTCAACTACGGCACGGCCAGCGGCGCGCAGCTGCTGGAATTTGCACGGCGCATCGCCGAATCGGTACGCGAGCGTTACTCGGTGATTCTTGAACCGGAACCGCGCGTCATCGGAGCGCATTGGTGA
- a CDS encoding quinone-dependent dihydroorotate dehydrogenase, giving the protein MYSLARPFLFSLDAERAHALALRSIDTAYRTGTTPLLAKRPVPLPTPAFGLMFPNPVGLGAGLDKNGEHIDALLALGFGFVEIGTVTPRAQEGNPKPRMFRLPEYQAVINRMGFNNLGVDALVANVQRARRRGGLLGINIGKNKDTPNEEATSDYRYCMERVYPLADYITVNISSPNTAGLRELQEEQALRRLISDLRETQEALAAQHGKRVPMLVKVAPDLNDRDIDAAARVLADLAVDGVIATNTTVTRTLIANHPLAGEAGGLSGAPLLGQSTLVLRRLRARLPESIPLIGVGGINSGADALAKMAAGATLVQCYSGLVYRGPQLIGECVDAIRRRREAPSGGAVSPL; this is encoded by the coding sequence ATGTATTCGCTTGCCCGCCCCTTTCTGTTTTCCCTCGATGCCGAGCGCGCCCACGCGCTGGCCCTGCGCTCCATCGACACTGCCTACCGCACCGGCACCACGCCGCTGCTGGCCAAGCGCCCGGTGCCGCTGCCGACGCCCGCATTCGGTTTGATGTTTCCCAATCCGGTCGGGCTCGGTGCCGGGCTGGACAAGAACGGAGAACATATCGATGCGCTGCTGGCGCTGGGTTTCGGCTTCGTCGAAATCGGCACGGTGACGCCGCGTGCGCAGGAAGGCAATCCCAAGCCGCGCATGTTCCGGCTGCCGGAATATCAAGCGGTGATCAACCGCATGGGCTTCAACAATCTGGGCGTGGATGCGCTGGTGGCCAACGTGCAGCGCGCGCGCCGTCGCGGCGGGCTGCTCGGCATCAACATCGGCAAGAACAAGGACACGCCCAACGAGGAGGCCACCAGCGACTATCGCTATTGCATGGAGCGCGTGTACCCGCTGGCCGACTACATCACCGTCAATATTTCCTCCCCAAACACCGCCGGCTTGCGCGAGTTGCAGGAAGAACAGGCGCTACGTCGTTTGATTTCCGATCTACGCGAAACCCAGGAAGCTCTCGCTGCGCAACATGGCAAGCGTGTGCCGATGCTGGTGAAGGTGGCGCCGGATCTCAACGACCGCGACATCGATGCTGCGGCGCGCGTACTGGCCGACCTGGCGGTGGATGGCGTGATCGCCACCAACACCACGGTGACGCGCACCTTGATCGCCAACCATCCATTGGCTGGCGAGGCCGGCGGACTGTCCGGCGCACCGCTGCTGGGGCAATCCACCCTGGTGCTGCGCCGCTTGCGTGCACGCCTGCCCGAATCGATTCCGTTGATCGGCGTGGGTGGTATCAACTCCGGTGCCGATGCGCTGGCGAAGATGGCCGCCGGCGCAACCCTGGTGCAGTGCTATAGCGGCCTGGTGTATCGCGGGCCGCAGTTGATCGGCGAATGCGTGGATGCAATTCGTCGTCGCCGCGAAGCGCCGAGCGGCGGTGCGGTGTCGCCGTTATGA
- a CDS encoding class I SAM-dependent methyltransferase, translated as MAAPSSAQRFNDRVAAYVRYRPGYPPQLLRWLHEELGVTPATAVADIGAGTGISSRLFLEAGYPVTAVEPNPAMREAAQQWLAGFPKFQAIDGTAEATGLADASVGLVSAAQAFHWFDTQAIRAEWARILKPEGLAMIYWNTRELDTTDFLRGYEQILLDYGTDYSAVAERYQDDATMQAWFGEGFRAMARFPNAQQLDFDALRGRLLSSSYAPLAHDPRHAPMLAALRTLFDAHAHDGHIDFQYQTRVFAGRLN; from the coding sequence ATGGCCGCGCCCTCCTCTGCCCAGCGCTTCAATGACCGCGTCGCGGCTTACGTGCGCTACCGGCCCGGTTATCCGCCGCAGTTGCTGCGCTGGTTGCACGAAGAATTGGGTGTGACCCCGGCGACCGCGGTGGCCGATATTGGCGCCGGCACCGGCATCTCCAGCCGCCTGTTTCTGGAGGCCGGTTATCCAGTCACGGCAGTGGAACCCAACCCTGCCATGCGTGAAGCCGCGCAGCAGTGGCTGGCGGGGTTCCCCAAGTTTCAGGCGATCGATGGCACCGCCGAGGCCACCGGGCTGGCCGATGCCAGCGTTGGCCTGGTGTCTGCCGCGCAGGCGTTCCACTGGTTCGACACGCAGGCCATTCGCGCCGAATGGGCGCGCATCCTGAAGCCCGAAGGGCTGGCGATGATCTACTGGAACACCCGCGAGCTGGACACCACCGACTTCTTGCGCGGCTATGAGCAAATCCTGCTGGACTACGGCACCGACTATTCGGCCGTGGCCGAGCGTTACCAGGACGATGCCACGATGCAGGCGTGGTTCGGCGAAGGCTTCCGCGCGATGGCGCGCTTTCCCAATGCGCAGCAGCTGGATTTCGACGCCTTGCGCGGCCGGCTATTGTCGTCTTCGTATGCGCCGCTCGCGCACGACCCGCGCCATGCACCAATGCTCGCCGCGCTACGCACGCTGTTCGATGCGCATGCGCATGACGGACACATCGACTTCCAATACCAGACCCGCGTTTTCGCCGGGAGATTGAACTGA
- a CDS encoding DUF4190 domain-containing protein: MNVVVRQTSAMAIVSLVAGILGWTLIPFLGSLCAIITGHLARAEIRRNPQGLDGDGLAIGGLILGWLAVALWVAGLAIFILFFGGMAWLAAANS, translated from the coding sequence ATGAACGTCGTCGTTCGACAGACCAGTGCCATGGCCATTGTCAGCCTGGTCGCAGGCATTCTCGGCTGGACGCTGATCCCGTTTCTGGGCAGCCTCTGCGCCATCATCACCGGCCATCTGGCGCGGGCTGAAATCCGCCGCAACCCGCAAGGCCTGGACGGCGACGGGCTGGCCATCGGCGGGCTGATTCTTGGCTGGCTGGCGGTAGCGCTCTGGGTGGCAGGACTCGCGATCTTCATCCTGTTTTTCGGCGGTATGGCCTGGCTTGCGGCCGCAAACAGTTGA